The following coding sequences lie in one Arachis ipaensis cultivar K30076 chromosome B05, Araip1.1, whole genome shotgun sequence genomic window:
- the LOC107644730 gene encoding uncharacterized protein LOC107644730 — MAFDSWLGRVKTALSNGKNPKSKRVAVLSFEVAGVMSRLLHLYQSLSDAAVVRLRNDAVSLEGALKLVSNDESFLLRLARAELAESVRVAAGSVSRLSCMCSDPFLRSFHRVFTEFANSGYDPHAWTLTNPKEIEAKHKKLERYVSLTSTLHREMEELSVLESALRKALSHSSNNNNGEAEPCSVNNKDHQKLCDLQQKIFWQKQEVKELKEKSLWNKGFDGVVLLLVRFVFTVLARIKVVFGIGHCVPYLSRSLSASATVFPSDQNPNSENYAIHVSRPFKSLKLDGNGDLGCGGFFESNCKLLKPMNGTLGASALAFHYANLIIVMEKMIKSPQLVGVEARDDLYAMLPSSIRSSLRSRLKGVGFSACDPVLAGEWREALGRILGWISPLAHNMIRWQSERSFEQMNMMVPKTNSNVLLLQTLFFADKEKTEAAITELLVGLNYIWRFEREMTAKAFFEGCNNSFNGLLNVNHSETQLRT; from the coding sequence ATGGCCTTCGATTCGTGGCTCGGTAGGGTAAAAACCGCGCTTTCCAACGGGAAGAATCCCAAGTCAAAACGCGTTGCCGTTTTGTCATTCGAGGTCGCCGGCGTCATGTCGAGGCTCCTTCACCTCTATCAGTCGCTATCCGACGCCGCCGTCGTTCGCCTTCGAAACGATGCCGTTTCTCTTGAGGGTGCATTGAAGCTCGTTTCCAACGACGAGTCGTTCCTCCTCAGACTCGCCCGAGCCGAACTCGCTGAGTCAGTTCGAGTCGCGGCCGGCTCGGTGTCCCGACTCAGCTGCATGTGCAGCGATCCTTTTCTCCGATCGTTCCACCGAGTCTTCACCGAGTTTGCTAACTCGGGCTACGACCCGCACGCGTGGACACTCACCAATCCGAAGGAAATCGAAGCCAAACACAAGAAATTGGAGCGTTACGTGTCACTCACGTCAACGCTTCACAGAGAAATGGAAGAGCTTTCGGTTCTAGAAAGTGCGTTGAGAAAAGCACTTAGCCATAGTagtaacaacaataatggtgaagCTGAACCTTGTTCAGTTAACAATAAGGATCATCAGAAACTCTGTGATCTTCAGCAAAAGATTTTCTGGCAGAAGCAAGAGGTTAAGGAGTTAAAGGAGAAATCTTTGTGGAATAAAGGTTTCGATGGCGTTGTTTTGTTGCTTGTTAGGTTTGTTTTCACTGTGTTAGCAAGGATTAAGGTTGTGTTTGGAATTGGGCATTGTGTTCCTTATTTGTCTCGTAGTTTATCAGCTTCAGCCACTGTTTTTCCCTCCGATCAAAATCCCAATAGTGAAAATTATGCTATTCATGTTTCTAGGCCGTTCAAAAGTTTGAAGCTTGATGGGAATGGTGATTTGGGGTGTGGTGGTTTTTTTGAGTCTAATTGTAAGTTATTGAAGCCAATGAATGGTACTTTAGGTGCTTCAGCTTTGGCATTTCATTATGCCAATTTGATCATAGTTATGGAGAAGATGATAAAGTCACCACAATTGGTTGGTGTTGAAGCAAGGGATGATTTGTATGCAATGTTGCCAAGTAGCATAAGATCATCACTGAGGTCAAGATTGAAAGGTGTTGGATTCTCTGCTTGTGATCCTGTTCTTGCTGGAGAATGGAGAGAAGCATTGGGGAGGATTCTTGGTTGGATTTCACCATTGGCACATAACATGATTAGGTGGCAGAGTGAGAGGAGCTTTGAGCAGATGAACATGATGGTTCCAAAGACCAATAGTAATGTGTTGTTGTTGCAGACTTTGTTCTTTGCAGACAAAGAGAAGACAGAAGCTGCCATAACTGAGCTGCTTGTTGGTTTGAACTATATTTGGAGGTTTGAGAGAGAAATGACTGCTAAGGCTTTCTTTGAAGGATGCAACAACAGTTTCAATGGCTTGTTAAATGTTAACCATTCAGAAACCCAGTTAAGGACTTGA
- the LOC107644732 gene encoding uncharacterized protein LOC107644732, with protein MMEEEFEEFEEIEVEYACLEEDEIDPVYEFDAPQFCDFLRRETLFDDAEAEQWFETAQSHEPSPFLLKFKWRNPCAEVSKAPAKNGKATRPTSSNSSGSSKSKVSSFMKPTASNLAKQKNVTEVTCNQSCRIKSQDSSPNDSLLSKRQKLEAGYIKKAAHLKHQALFAHKKTEKDPSGVSAASRPKATIPKEPVLETAVRAQRHKPITDAESRENTKSSLKARPLNKKILQAPAQSVQNKKTQRAKEANGEGVLNSSSNTNTREHRRTNSSDGSRQEKYGMTNKPRGKPDDAQRSNKGERGVFRSIKVYPLEPNDKRLNYEPPTDLLSKLSLVSEVKKPAKLPSKGLKENTPGSLHQEYEYKKPAKEATCGKQYRCVLITQQAYMVELGH; from the exons ATGATGGAAGAAGAGTTTGAGGAGTTCGAGGAGATCGAGGTCGAATACGCGTGCCTAGAAGAGGATGAAATCGATCCCGTTTACGAGTTTGATGCTCCTCAATTCTGCGATTTCTTACGTCGCGAGACGCTTTTTGATGATGCTGAAGCAGAGCAGTGGTTCGAAACCGCTCAGAGCCATGAACCTTCAC CATTTTTGCTGAAGTTTAAATGGAGAAACCCCTGTGCAGAAGTTTCAAAAGCTCCGGCCAAAAATGGCAAAG CAACAAGGCCTACCAGCAGCAATTCAAGTGGATCATCGAAATCGAAAGTTTCATCTTTCATGAAGCCAACAGCAAGTAATTTGGCCAAACAGAAGAATGTTACTGAAGTTACATGCAATCAATCTTGCAG GATTAAGAGTCAGGATTCTTCTCCTAATGATAGCCTATTATCCAAGAGACAGAAGCTTGAAGCCGGTTACATAAAAAAG GCTGCTCATCTGAAACATCAAGCACTTTTTGCCCATAAGAAAACCGAG AAAGATCCTTCTGGAGTGAGTGCAGCTTCTAGACCGAAAGCAACTATTCCTAAAGAACCAGTTCTGGAAACAGCCGTGAGGGCACAAAGACACAA GCCTATAACTGATGCTGAATCCCGTGAAAATACAAAATCGTCACTTAAAGCACGTCCCTTGAATAAAAAG ATTTTGCAGGCTCCAGCACAATCCGTACAAAATAAGAAAACACAGAGAGCAAAAGAAGCTAAT GGTGAGGGAGTTTTGAATAGCAGTTCTAACACCAATACAAGGGAACACCGAAG GACAAACTCTAGCGATGGCTCAAGGCAGGAGAAATATGGAATGACTAACAAACCCCGAGGAAAGCCTGATGATGCG CAACGATCGAACAAAGGTGAAAGAGGTGTCTTCCGAAGTATCAAAGTATATCCACTG GAACCAAATGACAAGAGACTTAATTATGAACCACCCACAGATTTACTTAGCAAG CTGTCCCTGGTTTCTGAAGTGAAAAAACCTGCAAAACTGCCATCTAAG GGCTTGAAGGAGAATACACCTGGATCCTTGCACCAAGAATACGAG TACAAGAAACCGGCCAAAGAAGCAACCTGTGGAAAGCAGTATCGATGCGTCCTCATAACGCAGCAGGCCTATATGGTG GAACTCGGACATTAG
- the LOC107644731 gene encoding probable aminotransferase ACS12 translates to MTRTREPESKSKTSSPSSSSTGMKLIVPLQGVVQGRGGILLGSLIPCALFYFFQLYLKKRRRSNDKHPSSNPPSPSSSFPELPRTPSRSNLSSRGSLTGVRLSRLATTISDDDSAYYVGLNRASRDPYHKLTNPDGIIQLGLSDNTLSLDLIGDWMRKWGSGGDDGLSINGIATYQAFDGVDELKLALSDFMHQVMGGSVHFDTSNMVLTAGATPAIEILSFCLADHGNAFLVPTPYYPGFDRDVRWRPGVDLIPVHCRSADNFNLSMTALEQAYSQARKRGVKVRGILVSNPSNPVGNMLTQDMLYNLIDFAEDKNIHLIVDEVFAGSTYGSEKFVSIAEILESDSEYIDKRRIHIIYGLSKDLALAGFRVGVIYSFNKNVLATARKLCRFSSISAPTQRLVTSMLSDKKFIQDYFETNRNRMRQVHHEFVDALSKLGIKCAKSSGGMFCWADMSGLIKPYSEKGELELWEKFMSIAKINITPGSACHCIEPGWFRICFTTMSLEEIPLVIERIRRVVEVCKSSS, encoded by the exons ATGACCCGAACCCGAGAACCCGAATCCAAATCCAAAACCTCTTCGCCTTCTTCATCTTCGACAGGGATGAAGCTAATCGTTCCGCTGCAAGGCGTGGTTCAAGGTCGCGGTGGAATCTTGCTAGGGTCGTTAATCCCGTGTGCGCTGTTCTACTTCTTCCAGCTGTACCTCAAGAAACGACGTCGTTCCAACGACAAACACCCCTCCTCCAACCCTCCTTCGCCTTCTTCCTCGTTTCCGGAGCTGCCGCGGACGCCGTCGCGCTCCAACCTCTCGTCCAGGGGATCCCTCACCGGCGTGCGCCTCTCCAGGCTCGCCACTACCATCTCCGACGACGATTCAGCTTACTACGTTGGCCTCAACAGAGCCTCACGTGATCCCTATCACAAGCTCACCAACCCCGATGGAATCATCCAGCTTGGTTTGTCCGATAACACG ttgagtttggatttgattggggaTTGGATGCGGAAGTGGGGCAGTGGTGGTGACGATGGTTTGAGTATTAATGGGATTGCAACGTATCAGGCATTTGATGGAGTTGACGAACTCAAACTG GCCTTGTCCGATTTTATGCATCAAGTAATGGGAGGATCGGTGCATTTTGACACATCTAATATGGTGTTAACAGCTGGTGCAACTCCTGCAATTGAGATACTATCCTTCTGCTTGGCAGACCATGGGAATGCATTCCTTGTCCCTACACCGTACTATCCAGGTTTTGACAGAGATGTTAGATGGCGTCCCGGGGTAGATCTAATACCTGTTCACTGTCGCAGCGCTGACAATTTTAATCTAAGTATGACAGCTCTTGAACAGGCATATAGTCAAGCAAGAAAACGAGGAGTCAAGGTTCGCGGAATTCTTGTTTCCAACCCTTCGAATCCTGTTGGCAATATGCTGACACAGGACATGCTTTACAATCTCATAGACTTTGCCGAAGATAAAAATATTCATCTCATTGTTGATGAAGTATTTGCAGGCTCCACGTATGGAAGTGAGAAATTTGTCAGCATAGCTGAAATTCTTGAGTCGGATTCAGAATATATAGACAAGAGACGAATTCATATAATATATGGTCTGTCCAAGGACCTTGCACTAGCTGGCTTTAGAGTTGGGGTTATATATTcattcaacaagaatgtcttggCTACTGCTAGGAAGTTATGTAGATTTTCTTCTATATCTGCTCCAACTCAGAGGCTAGTTACATCAATGCTTTCGGATAAAAAATTTATTCAGGATTACTTTGAAACCAACCGGAACAGAATGCGCCAAGTACACCATGAATTTGTGGATGCTTTAAGTAAACTAGGAATTAAGTGTGCCAAGAGCAGCGGTGGTATGTTCTGTTGGGCTGATATGAGTGGATTAATCAAACCTTACAGTGAGAAAGGTGAACTTGAACTATGGGAGAAGTTTATGAGTATTGCTAAGATCAATATTACCCCCGGATCAGCCTGCCATTGCATAGAACCCGGATGGTTTCGCATTTGTTTTACTACTATGTCTTTGGAAGAGATTCCTCTAGTTATTGAAAGGATTAGGAGAGTTGTTGAAGTTTGTAAATCCTCTAGTTGA
- the LOC107642201 gene encoding box C/D snoRNA protein 1-like, whose product MFDSLPTKEEEQEEVENDLPKKLSALSCEECKSKPSKYKCPGCSFHSCSLPCVKLHKARTGCNGKRNITHFVPLSHFDDNILLSDYNMLEEVKRVVESAHRMRAQLGLHKKFRLPHHLRSLQSAAWSRRTKLLFLPNGMSRRQNNQSQYDKRKKYISWTIEWRFHSTNIILHDHEVNENASFCSILEKHLKPGPWNHQLRQFCEQQLDSLKLFIRPKGPKSPLKELDMKAPIGQQLADIIILEYPIVYVFSPYQVSNFEVNKNVNHNNESNQSQEDVPFREEVVEYQNNNTAYEKASNESSDKPILEEETLTKHSLPENKEAKLSKDIAFDSDQDLMDFYDALMAQMNPDDLLGLDKFAKNTANYIDLIGSCGLFPELEEGELA is encoded by the exons ATGTTTGATTCTTTGCCAACGaaggaagaagaacaagaagaagttGAAAATGATTTACCAAAAAAACTAAGTGCATTGTCATGTGAAGAATGCAAATCTAAGCCATCAAAATACAAGTGCCCTGGATGCTCCTTTCACTCATGCAGTCTTCCTTGTGTTAAACTTCACAAAGCTCGCACTGGTTGTAATGGCAAGAGGAACATCACTCACTTTGTTCCTCTTTCTCACTTTGATGACAATATCCTATTATCTG ATTATAATATGCTGGAGGAGGTGAAGAGGGTGGTTGAATCTGCTCATAGAATGAGAGCTCAATTGGGTTTGCATAAAAAGTTTAGGTTGCCTCATCACCTTAGAAGCCTACAAAGTGCTGCTTGGAGCAGAAGAACAAAACTTCTTTTTCTCCCCAATGGAATGTCAAGAAGACAGAATAACCAATCTCAATATGACAAAAG GAAGAAGTATATATCTTGGACAATTGAATGGCGTTTTCACTCAACCAATATTATTCTACATGACCACGA AGTCAATGAAAATGCAAGCTTCTGCTCCATTTTAGAGAAACACCTCAAACCTGGTCCATGGAACCATCAGCTAAGGCAATTTTGTGAGCAACAGCTGGATTCTCTCAAGCTTTTTATCCGGCCAAAG GGTCCTAAGTCACCCTTGAAGGAGTTGGATATGAAAGCACCAATAGGACAACAGTTAGCAGATATAATTATTTTGGAATATCCTATTGTTTATGTTTTCTCACCATATCAAGTATCCAATTTTGAAGTTAATAAGAATGTCAATCACAACAATGAAAGTAATCAAAGTCAAGAAGATGTGCCTTTTAGGGAGGAGGTGGTAGAATATCAGAACAACAACACTGCATATGAAAAAGCATCAAATGAATCATCAGATAAGCCTATACTTGAAGAAGAAACTTTGACTAAACATTCACTTCCGGAAAACAAGGAAGCAAAACTCTCTAAAGACATAGCATTTGACAGTGATCAAGACTTGATGGATTTCTATGATGCTCTTATGGCTCAAATGAATCCTGATGACCTGCTTGGTTTGGATAAATTTGCCAAGAATACAGCAAACTATATAGATTTAATTGGTAGCTGTGGACTATTTCCTGAATTAGAGGAAGGTGAACTTGCATAA